The following coding sequences lie in one Candidatus Planktophila sulfonica genomic window:
- the fmt gene encoding methionyl-tRNA formyltransferase, translated as MKIIVAATPDVAIPTLNWLITSEHQLLSVITQPDRPAGRGRTLKESVISEWARDNDVPCFKPASVTETATLIEGADVLLTIGYGVLLPKELLSIPMHGCLNLHFSLLPRWRGAAPVQRAIEAGDPVSGVTVFQLDPGMDTGPIYSVKRFALDSDITSDELFSELGALGVEAVEDSLNAIKAGIRPEPQKSDGATRAMKISKEECEINWNLDAQLISQKIRAFTSSPGAWTRFRGEVVKIDSVNISKETLQPGVLKVVNKELLVGTSSNAVSIGFLTPAGKSRMDAKSWLNGARLGDGELFG; from the coding sequence TTGAAGATAATTGTGGCGGCAACGCCCGATGTGGCTATTCCCACTTTAAATTGGTTGATCACTTCAGAGCATCAATTGCTATCTGTTATTACTCAGCCCGACCGCCCTGCAGGACGAGGACGAACTCTCAAGGAGTCAGTGATTTCCGAGTGGGCTCGTGATAACGATGTACCTTGCTTCAAGCCTGCTTCGGTAACGGAAACAGCCACTCTCATAGAAGGTGCTGATGTTCTTTTGACGATTGGTTATGGCGTGCTTCTTCCCAAAGAACTACTGAGCATTCCTATGCATGGTTGTCTCAACCTTCACTTCTCACTCCTTCCACGCTGGCGGGGAGCTGCTCCAGTCCAGCGAGCAATCGAGGCCGGAGATCCTGTTTCTGGAGTAACGGTCTTTCAATTAGATCCTGGAATGGATACTGGCCCCATCTATTCAGTAAAGAGATTTGCGCTTGATTCAGATATCACGAGTGATGAACTATTTTCAGAGTTAGGCGCACTTGGTGTCGAAGCAGTCGAAGATTCTCTGAACGCTATCAAGGCTGGAATTCGCCCTGAACCACAGAAGAGCGACGGCGCCACTCGAGCCATGAAGATTTCTAAAGAGGAATGTGAAATTAACTGGAACCTCGATGCCCAATTGATTTCTCAAAAGATTAGAGCGTTCACATCTTCACCGGGTGCCTGGACTCGATTCCGCGGCGAAGTAGTAAAGATAGATTCGGTGAATATTTCCAAAGAGACTCTTCAACCTGGCGTGTTAAAGGTAGTCAATAAGGAGCTCCTTGTAGGAACTTCCTCCAATGCAGTTTCAATAGGTTTCTTGACTCCAGCGGGGAAGTCGCGAATGGATGCCAAGTCCTGGCTCAACGGTGCGCGTTTAGGTGATGGTGAACTCTTTGGTTAA
- the def gene encoding peptide deformylase, with protein sequence MSIMPIRHFGDPVLVTPASEVIDFDKELRVLVKDLTETMLDAPGAGLAAPQIGVPLRVFVWDVDEALGHLINPTLDLSEELQDGDEGCLSFPDLVYPTPRAFRAVAKGFNMHGEPITVEGTELLARALQHETDHLNGILFIDRLSEEDRKLAMKEIRESDWFGMANSAGMQPQIKVSPHDPFGRGL encoded by the coding sequence ATGTCCATCATGCCGATTCGCCACTTTGGCGATCCCGTACTCGTTACACCGGCCTCTGAGGTAATTGATTTCGATAAGGAACTTCGCGTTCTTGTAAAAGATCTCACCGAAACGATGCTCGATGCACCAGGTGCGGGTCTCGCCGCCCCTCAAATTGGTGTTCCACTTCGCGTATTTGTCTGGGATGTCGATGAAGCGTTGGGACATCTCATCAATCCAACTCTCGACCTTAGTGAAGAACTCCAAGACGGAGATGAAGGTTGCTTGAGCTTTCCTGATCTGGTTTACCCAACACCTCGCGCATTTAGAGCTGTTGCAAAGGGTTTCAATATGCACGGCGAACCAATTACTGTTGAAGGAACTGAGTTACTGGCCCGAGCTTTGCAACACGAAACAGATCACCTCAATGGAATTCTCTTTATTGATCGCCTCTCCGAGGAAGATCGAAAGCTCGCCATGAAAGAGATTCGTGAATCAGATTGGTTCGGCATGGCTAATTCAGCAGGCATGCAGCCGCAGATTAAAGTCTCACCGCACGATCCCTTCGGCAGAGGGCTTTAA
- the metK gene encoding methionine adenosyltransferase: protein MSKRLFTSESVTEGHPDKIADQISDAILDSLLDQDPTSRVAVETLITTGQVHVAGEVTTNGYADVMGIVRDTVIGIGYDSSVKGFDGNSCGVSISIGQQSPDIAQGVDDAFEHRVSSAADPLDLQGAGDQGLMFGYACDDTKELMPLPIWLAHELAQQLSKVRKSGALPYLRPDGKTQVTIEYDGDKAVALDTVVISSQHAEEVDVIKQLTPEIIAQVIDPVLAKIDLPRKDMRTLINPTGRFVIGGPMGDAGLTGRKIIVDTYGGMARHGGGAFSGKDPSKVDRSAAYAMRWVAKNVVAAGLARRCEVQVAYAIGKAQPVGVFVETFGTETVPVQKIQNAVTTVFDLRPAAIIRDLNLKRPIYSQTAAYGHFGRELPNFTWEATNRVSELQAAVK, encoded by the coding sequence ATGTCAAAACGCCTCTTTACTTCAGAATCAGTTACCGAAGGCCATCCAGATAAGATCGCTGATCAAATTTCGGATGCAATCCTTGATTCACTCTTAGACCAGGATCCAACAAGTCGCGTCGCGGTTGAAACACTCATCACAACAGGTCAGGTACATGTTGCCGGTGAAGTAACCACCAACGGATACGCAGATGTCATGGGCATTGTCCGTGACACAGTTATTGGTATCGGTTACGACTCATCTGTAAAGGGCTTTGACGGAAATAGCTGTGGCGTTTCAATCTCCATCGGACAGCAATCTCCTGATATCGCACAAGGCGTCGATGATGCATTTGAGCACCGCGTTTCATCTGCAGCAGATCCATTAGATCTTCAAGGTGCTGGCGATCAAGGGCTCATGTTCGGGTACGCGTGTGATGACACCAAAGAGCTCATGCCACTTCCAATTTGGTTGGCTCACGAATTAGCTCAACAACTTTCTAAGGTTCGTAAGTCAGGCGCACTTCCATACCTTCGCCCTGATGGCAAGACACAGGTAACTATTGAGTACGACGGCGATAAGGCTGTGGCTCTCGATACAGTTGTTATCTCAAGTCAGCATGCAGAAGAAGTAGATGTCATCAAGCAGTTGACACCAGAAATCATTGCTCAAGTAATCGATCCTGTTTTGGCAAAGATTGATCTGCCTCGCAAAGATATGCGCACGCTCATTAACCCAACAGGTCGCTTTGTAATTGGTGGCCCAATGGGAGATGCAGGACTTACAGGACGCAAGATCATTGTTGACACATACGGTGGAATGGCTCGCCACGGCGGCGGAGCGTTCTCAGGTAAAGACCCTTCAAAGGTTGACCGTTCTGCAGCCTATGCAATGCGTTGGGTGGCTAAGAATGTTGTAGCAGCAGGCCTTGCCCGTCGTTGCGAAGTTCAGGTTGCATACGCAATCGGTAAAGCGCAGCCTGTGGGTGTATTTGTTGAAACTTTTGGAACAGAGACAGTTCCTGTTCAAAAGATTCAAAATGCAGTAACAACTGTCTTCGATCTTCGCCCTGCAGCGATTATTCGCGATCTCAATCTCAAGCGCCCGATCTATTCACAGACTGCTGCTTACGGTCACTTTGGTCGCGAGCTTCCTAACTTCACATGGGAAGCAACTAATCGCGTATCAGAACTCCAAGCAGCCGTTAAATAG
- the coaBC gene encoding bifunctional phosphopantothenoylcysteine decarboxylase/phosphopantothenate--cysteine ligase CoaBC — protein MQGFGREVILGVGGGIAAYKSCDLLRRLRDLGFGVTVVPTPSSLNFVGSATWEALSGRKVTTEVFESVEEVRHISLAKNSNFIIIAPATADLMARIAAGRADDLLTNVILASNSPVLIVPAMHPEMWNDEATKTNVATLRSRGYHVMDPDTGALTSGDVGQGRFPETSRILGEFAEITGSRSDLLGKKVLITAGGTREAIDPVRFIGNQSSGKQGYAVARSAQRRGAQVTLISANSNLADIEGIRTIKVESASQMLSALDAEFTHTDILVMSAAVADARPKQIADAKIKKNEFTNIALVENPDILRTISAKKSRQVIVGFAAETSENLETAQAKMVSKGADILYLNDISGGDIFNSETTHGFILVRGKEPKKVAETTKDTLAHQLLDEALLQLG, from the coding sequence ATGCAAGGTTTTGGCCGTGAAGTAATTCTCGGCGTTGGTGGCGGCATTGCGGCATATAAATCCTGCGATCTTCTCCGTCGTCTCCGTGATCTCGGTTTTGGCGTAACTGTTGTTCCTACCCCTTCGAGCTTGAACTTCGTCGGGTCGGCAACGTGGGAAGCGCTTTCAGGGCGTAAGGTCACTACGGAAGTCTTTGAAAGCGTAGAGGAAGTCCGCCATATCTCTCTTGCAAAGAACTCGAATTTCATCATCATCGCACCTGCTACTGCCGATCTCATGGCGAGAATTGCGGCGGGACGTGCAGATGATCTCCTTACCAATGTAATTCTTGCATCCAACTCACCTGTACTGATTGTGCCGGCCATGCACCCTGAGATGTGGAACGACGAAGCCACCAAGACAAACGTTGCAACGCTACGTAGCCGCGGCTATCACGTGATGGATCCAGATACTGGCGCACTCACATCAGGAGATGTGGGACAGGGACGTTTTCCTGAAACATCACGCATTCTGGGGGAGTTCGCCGAAATTACGGGCTCACGTTCAGATCTTCTTGGAAAGAAAGTGCTCATTACCGCAGGCGGTACTCGTGAAGCGATTGATCCAGTTCGATTTATTGGAAATCAGTCATCCGGCAAACAAGGGTATGCAGTTGCACGCTCGGCCCAGCGACGTGGCGCTCAAGTAACTCTCATTTCAGCAAATTCGAATCTTGCCGACATTGAAGGCATAAGAACAATTAAGGTTGAGAGCGCATCACAGATGCTCTCAGCACTCGATGCAGAATTCACTCACACAGATATTCTTGTGATGTCAGCCGCTGTTGCAGATGCTCGCCCCAAGCAGATAGCGGATGCGAAGATTAAGAAGAACGAATTCACAAATATTGCCCTTGTCGAAAATCCAGATATTTTGCGCACAATCTCAGCAAAGAAGTCTCGACAAGTTATTGTCGGATTTGCAGCTGAAACTTCCGAAAATCTCGAAACCGCCCAGGCGAAGATGGTTTCTAAAGGAGCCGATATTCTCTATCTCAATGATATTTCTGGGGGAGATATCTTCAATAGCGAGACAACTCATGGATTTATCTTGGTTCGAGGTAAGGAACCCAAGAAGGTGGCAGAGACCACCAAAGACACGCTAGCTCACCAACTACTCGATGAAGCCCTTCTTCAGTTAGGTTAG
- the rpoZ gene encoding DNA-directed RNA polymerase subunit omega, which yields MSAHMDGITNPPIDELLDKAGSKYSLVLYAAKRARQINAYYSQLGEGLLEYVGPLVDTHVHEKPLSIALREINEGLLTIENLEPTA from the coding sequence ATGAGCGCACATATGGATGGAATCACAAACCCACCTATCGACGAACTTCTCGATAAGGCTGGTTCTAAGTACAGCCTCGTTCTCTATGCAGCAAAGCGTGCTCGCCAAATTAATGCGTACTACTCACAACTTGGTGAAGGTCTTCTTGAATACGTTGGGCCACTAGTTGATACACACGTTCACGAGAAGCCATTGTCAATTGCACTTCGCGAAATCAACGAAGGTCTTTTGACTATTGAAAATCTAGAACCAACCGCCTAA
- the gmk gene encoding guanylate kinase translates to MGAPPQLTPEERARALAKAKESRQIRAAVKARVKSGELSITDVVSMSKDDEAIAKMRVLELVESISGVGKIRGKSILERLGISLTRRIQGLGRHQLESLDNEFKIPSGLTPGKLVVLSGPGGVGKSTVAKVLKESSPFFVSVSATTRAPRFNEVNGIDYHFCSNEEFDAAIASNEFLEWAEFAGNRYGTPRRAVEDSLRVGKSVLLEIEIAGAKQVKAKVPEAILVFLEPPTWEELVSRLEGRGTDSPERRAARLALAQEEMAAASFFDKVLINDQVDGVVASLIEFVSA, encoded by the coding sequence ATGGGCGCACCTCCACAACTGACACCGGAAGAGCGCGCCCGAGCGCTGGCAAAGGCTAAAGAGTCGCGTCAGATTAGAGCCGCTGTTAAAGCGCGCGTAAAGAGTGGCGAACTGTCGATAACCGATGTTGTATCAATGTCGAAAGATGATGAAGCAATCGCCAAGATGCGTGTACTTGAACTCGTTGAGTCAATCAGTGGTGTTGGTAAAATTCGCGGCAAATCGATTCTGGAACGTCTTGGAATTTCATTAACTCGTCGTATCCAAGGGCTTGGAAGACATCAATTGGAATCTTTAGATAATGAATTCAAGATTCCTTCCGGCCTCACTCCTGGGAAGTTGGTTGTACTTTCGGGACCCGGTGGTGTCGGCAAGAGCACTGTCGCAAAGGTTTTGAAAGAATCATCACCATTCTTTGTCAGTGTCTCAGCAACAACTCGGGCGCCTCGTTTTAATGAGGTAAATGGAATTGACTATCACTTCTGTTCAAATGAAGAATTTGATGCAGCCATTGCATCCAATGAATTTCTCGAATGGGCAGAGTTTGCAGGTAACCGTTATGGAACTCCACGAAGAGCTGTTGAAGATTCACTACGTGTAGGCAAAAGCGTTCTACTTGAAATCGAGATCGCAGGAGCTAAGCAAGTTAAGGCAAAGGTTCCGGAAGCAATACTCGTATTTCTCGAGCCCCCTACATGGGAAGAGCTCGTTTCTCGCCTCGAAGGTCGTGGCACCGATAGCCCAGAACGTAGAGCCGCCCGCTTGGCTTTGGCTCAAGAAGAGATGGCTGCCGCCTCTTTCTTCGATAAAGTCCTCATCAATGACCAGGTCGATGGGGTAGTCGCATCCCTGATAGAATTCGTATCTGCCTAA
- the pyrF gene encoding orotidine-5'-phosphate decarboxylase — protein sequence MKAPIVLAVDTPDIEIAKQWVAATQDSVSVYKLGLEFFLSFGQEGIRAIQSETDADIFLDLKLHDIPHTVQGAAKAIENLKPRFLTVHASGGRAMVKAAVDAVPATDVTAVTILTSLSEEDLFEIGYANPALESAVALAKMSVDAGARAIVCSPLEIAAIRSAVGPTPHIITPGVRPLSEVGSDDQKRTMTPKDAISAGASFVVIGRPITKAWSDGAQAMKSKARFIADEILN from the coding sequence ATGAAAGCCCCAATAGTTCTAGCTGTTGATACACCAGATATCGAGATCGCAAAGCAATGGGTTGCGGCAACCCAAGATTCTGTCAGTGTTTATAAGTTAGGCCTTGAATTCTTTCTATCCTTCGGCCAAGAAGGAATCCGTGCCATCCAATCCGAGACTGATGCGGACATATTCCTCGATCTCAAACTTCACGATATTCCTCACACAGTTCAAGGGGCAGCTAAGGCAATCGAAAACTTAAAACCTAGATTCCTTACCGTTCACGCATCTGGTGGTCGAGCAATGGTGAAGGCTGCGGTGGATGCAGTTCCTGCAACCGATGTCACTGCTGTAACGATTTTGACCTCACTTTCAGAAGAGGATCTCTTTGAAATCGGCTACGCAAATCCAGCCCTAGAGAGCGCAGTAGCTCTAGCGAAAATGTCAGTTGATGCTGGTGCTCGAGCAATTGTCTGTTCTCCACTTGAAATCGCGGCAATCCGTTCGGCAGTAGGACCAACGCCTCACATTATTACCCCAGGAGTTCGCCCTCTCTCTGAAGTAGGAAGCGATGATCAAAAGCGGACCATGACACCGAAGGATGCAATCTCCGCGGGTGCTTCTTTCGTGGTGATTGGTCGTCCAATTACCAAGGCATGGTCTGATGGGGCGCAGGCAATGAAGTCAAAGGCGCGATTCATCGCTGACGAGATTCTCAACTAG
- a CDS encoding dihydroorotate dehydrogenase, whose product MTLPVDMSTTLGNAWFPAPLFTASGCASSGKELAQFFPLNQIGAVVTKSVMSKPRHGRPTPRMAETPSGMLNSIGLQGPGIDSFLANDVPWLLEQKARVIVSIAGETVEEYSTLARKLRSVSGISAVEVNISCPNVENRGLVFACDPDASRRVIDGVRKTIGGDLPIIAKLSPDVTDLPSIARGVVDAGADGLALINTVLGMVINIDSMRPHLGGKTGGLSGPAIKPVAVRAIYQVHAALPKVPILGMGGVASGRDALELILAGASGVSVGTASFGNPSALIEIQNELRDLLAARGFATLQQAIGYAHREEA is encoded by the coding sequence ATGACGCTTCCAGTGGATATGTCTACAACTCTTGGAAATGCATGGTTTCCAGCTCCGTTATTTACAGCCAGTGGTTGTGCAAGCAGCGGTAAAGAACTAGCTCAATTCTTCCCTCTCAACCAGATTGGTGCTGTTGTCACCAAGTCTGTGATGAGCAAGCCGCGCCATGGACGTCCTACGCCGCGTATGGCTGAGACTCCGTCAGGAATGTTGAACTCAATCGGTCTGCAAGGCCCAGGTATCGACTCGTTTTTAGCTAACGATGTCCCTTGGTTATTGGAGCAGAAAGCAAGAGTCATTGTTTCAATCGCTGGTGAAACCGTAGAAGAGTACTCAACTCTCGCTCGTAAGCTTCGATCTGTTTCAGGCATTAGCGCTGTCGAAGTAAATATCTCGTGCCCGAACGTTGAAAACCGTGGCCTTGTCTTTGCGTGTGACCCTGATGCCTCAAGGCGAGTTATCGATGGCGTGCGAAAGACAATTGGTGGCGACTTACCCATCATCGCGAAACTTTCACCTGATGTAACTGATCTACCATCAATCGCACGAGGCGTAGTCGATGCTGGCGCTGATGGATTAGCGCTTATCAATACGGTCTTAGGGATGGTTATTAATATTGACTCAATGCGACCACATCTTGGTGGCAAGACAGGCGGACTTTCTGGTCCTGCGATTAAACCTGTTGCAGTACGTGCGATCTATCAGGTGCATGCTGCTCTTCCTAAAGTTCCAATTCTTGGAATGGGGGGAGTCGCATCAGGCCGGGATGCACTTGAACTAATTTTGGCAGGTGCTTCAGGAGTATCTGTTGGTACTGCAAGTTTCGGAAACCCATCAGCTCTTATTGAGATTCAGAATGAATTGCGCGATCTTCTTGCAGCTCGTGGTTTTGCCACTCTGCAACAAGCCATCGGCTACGCACATAGAGAAGAGGCGTAA
- a CDS encoding dihydroorotate dehydrogenase electron transfer subunit, which translates to MATINKSALQQVVTIVSNKRIGAYHQILLNVGDIVKSCRPGNFVAIRVGGDTSKMILRRAFAISRVADNSQYGGTMELIVAPHGSGSKWLCSQQEGAEIDIIAPLGTAFGIPTEPINALLIGGGYGSAPLFGLADVLKGRGCKVDMLLGASVGTKIYAPMEGKRSVNSLKIYTEDGSMGETGRVTENLLEIVRDRNIDVIYSCGPMAMLSAITALVADTEVIHQCAVEESMACGVGICMTCVLPVQNDDGTTSMLRSCIDGPVMDGANVRWDLVGKVPEALA; encoded by the coding sequence ATGGCTACGATAAATAAGAGCGCACTTCAGCAAGTTGTAACCATCGTTTCAAATAAACGTATCGGTGCCTATCACCAGATTCTTCTCAATGTCGGAGATATTGTGAAGAGCTGTCGTCCGGGTAACTTCGTTGCCATTCGCGTTGGAGGCGATACATCTAAGATGATTTTGCGTCGCGCATTCGCTATCTCTCGAGTCGCAGACAATTCCCAATACGGGGGCACAATGGAATTAATTGTTGCCCCACATGGTTCGGGCAGTAAGTGGCTCTGTTCTCAGCAAGAAGGAGCAGAGATTGACATCATTGCACCCCTTGGAACCGCATTCGGAATTCCTACAGAACCAATCAACGCCCTTCTTATTGGTGGTGGTTATGGCTCAGCTCCGCTCTTCGGATTGGCAGATGTTCTTAAAGGCCGTGGCTGCAAGGTTGACATGTTGTTGGGTGCGAGCGTTGGTACAAAGATTTATGCACCGATGGAAGGTAAGAGGTCTGTTAACTCGCTAAAGATCTATACAGAAGACGGATCTATGGGTGAAACCGGGCGCGTGACTGAGAATCTTCTGGAAATTGTTAGAGATCGAAACATCGACGTTATTTATTCATGTGGTCCAATGGCGATGCTTTCCGCAATTACTGCCCTAGTCGCTGACACCGAAGTAATTCATCAATGCGCTGTTGAAGAATCAATGGCGTGCGGTGTTGGTATCTGCATGACCTGCGTATTGCCAGTACAAAATGACGATGGAACAACATCGATGCTGCGATCATGTATCGATGGTCCTGTTATGGATGGCGCCAATGTTCGTTGGGATCTTGTCGGCAAAGTTCCGGAGGCACTCGCATGA